Proteins found in one Amphiura filiformis chromosome 14, Afil_fr2py, whole genome shotgun sequence genomic segment:
- the LOC140169220 gene encoding uncharacterized protein, with the protein MASATFEAPSYEDMELNDILPHVKKAVKFLQDTDDYRTKSAKKALLFLCNVRSVNEPAITSEATKCGIGKLYVKISQNLKDELATTMEDKPTRGMWNLKTATNIFWEYADGCPDLGIDLGKMGAIDCVLTILKMVENQPDSKRKTKFVNSLLGILYNSIRHDECASNRVIYRKAGVVSSMNTWIESPKMNLKVVALLVLAFIIDEKESEMLGRDGNVIATFVGMLNTAVESSDHTADDEHASFSLEEIIAGLHRLIINDANKEIVWRSGGIPTITSMLTPDFTSDDQTMAAKVLWSLAFNENVRKSDDMKKSVEALTRLTSSNTKSVRTASSNALWQILDKSSQQKKVGGREHIMISYNWTHQDIALKVRDDLERAGYNVWIDVDKMEDDILETMASAVSKSAVVLVCMSQQYHNSQNCRSEATYAYKKKKHVIPLLMEDDYSPEGWLDILIGTKLYYKVSSRGDLQKNLAEIKRVLGNRGRGLGSSDEVDGPVTPKRAATTDTAPPWKPDASSWTTERVHEWFEEIKLPQLKALDFSDGSTLKVLYEDSDTLKETCRESGLKAYDVLRLQSALKKLFI; encoded by the exons ATGGCGTCCGCCACTTTTGAAGCCCCAAGTTATGAAGATATGGAGCTGAATGATATCCTTCCGCATGTCAAAAAAGCCGTAAAATTTCTGCAAGACACCGATGATTATAGAACCAAAAGCGCTAAGAAGGCGCTGCTTTTTTTGTGCAATGTTAGGTCTGTGAACGAACCTGCAATAACAAGTGAGGCTACAAAATGTGGAATCGGTAAGCTGTATGTCAAGATATCACAGAACTTGAAAGACGAGTTGGCAACTACAATGGAGGATAAGCCTACTCGAGGCATGTGGAATCTTAAAACAGCGACTAACATATTCTGGGAGTATGCTGATGGATGCCCGGACCTTGGTATTGATCTTGGAAAAATGGGGGCAATCGATTGTGTTTTGACAATATTGAAGATGGTTGAAAATCAGCCAGACAGTAAAAGGAAAACCAAGTTTGTGAACTCATTACTCGGCATCTTATACAATTCAATTAGACACGATGAGTGCGCAAGTAACCGCGTCATCTATCGAAAGGCAGGTGTCGTTTCCAGTATGAACACATGGATAGAGTCGCCCAAAATGAATTTGAAGGTGGTAGCCCTGCTAGTTTTGGCGTTCATTATAGATGAAAAGGAGAGTGAAATGTTGGGAAGAGATGGCAACGTCATTGCGACATTTGTGGGTATGCTAAACACAGCGGTTGAAAGCAGTGATCACACGGCTGACGATGAACACGCATCGTTTTCGTTAGAAGAAATCATAGCAGGTTTACACCGTCTCATTATCAACGATGCTAACAAAGAAATTGTGTGGAGAAGTGGTGGTATACCTACCATTACCAGCATGCTGACACCTGATTTTACTTCGGACGACCAAACCATGGCAGCCAAAGTGTTGTGGAGCTTAGCATTTAATGAAAATGTGCGAAAATCTGACGACATGAAGAAAAGTGTAGAAG CTTTGACGCGTTTGACGAGTTCAAACACCAAATCTGTCAGAACAGCAAGCAGTAATGCTCTATGGCAGATTTTAGACAAATCCAGTCAACAGAAGAAAGTTGGTGGCAGAGAACACATCATGATCAGTTACAACTGGACACATCAAGACATAGCTTTGAAGGTACGAGATGATCTGGAAAGAGCGGGTTACAACGTATGGATTGACGTGGACAAGATGG AGGACGATATATTGGAAACAATGGCCAGTGCCGTAAGCAAGTCTGCAGTCGTCTTGGTTTGCATGTCTCAACAGTATCACAATAGTCAAAACTGTCGCTCAG AGGCCACATACGCGTACAAGAAAAAGAAGCACGTGATCCCTCTCCTTATGGAAGACGACTATTCACCAGAGGGCTGGTTGGACATCCTCATTGGAACGAAATTGTACTATAAAGTTAGCTCTAGAGGAGATCTCCAGAAGAACCTTGCCGAGATCAAGAGAGTTCTGGGCAACCGTGGAAGAGGGCTGGGAAGCAGTGATGAAGTTGACG GACCAGTAACGCCAAAACGTGCAGCAACAACAGACACTGCACCTCCTTGGAAACCTGATGCAAGTTCCTGGACTACTGAACGTGTCCATGAGTGGTTTGAAGAAATCAAGCTTCCACAGCTCAAAGCGTTAGATTTCTCCGACGGGAGTACGCTGAAAGTTCTCTATGAAGATTCTGATACATTGAAGGAAACGTGCAGAGAAAGTGGCCTGAAGGCCTATGATGTCTTACGACTACAATCAGCCCTGAAGAAGTTATTCATATAA
- the LOC140169767 gene encoding uncharacterized protein, with amino-acid sequence MTSNMSTFKKSLDLLKNTNDYSTADVGRALDRALFYKTDDIECHEKALKYGFGLGELFVRIMNSLKHQFTAPDNSHGTRNLMKVTTFFWNYSDSCPDLAIELANSGAISCIMTILTKLAEQQESIWNTRQVNSLMGVLHNAIRPDECIAANRSIYRQAGAVAILQNWTDSSQMILKVKSLLILSYITNEDESEILAKNGKAVAFLVSKVKEAVAASNHYAHIGSTYFSVMELLKGLCQLIIHDTNKKIVLENEGVPVITRMLMSDFSHEEQRLATKALWSLAFDETVRKSEAIGKSLTALKELTLSEDETVRSISKRALFEIEDESSQEVTEADEGDDKDSHEGKEDDTKATNKDPQHRSQSKSIEVNDGGHVMISYNWEHQKTALKIRDELKKNGYKIWIDVDNMQGDTLECMAKAVKQADVILMCMSQHYYASTSCRQEAKYAAKKKKPMIPLIVEPGYEPDGWLDILVEANLYYKFTSDEEIRMNMTSLKNDIGTRGKSLGKSSLDEVDAPIKPKQVEVLGAAVSLQTSVFTSASTWSSERVQEWFEEVGLPQLKATLNFFKGKDLEELYKESCDTPEDFKATCEESGLKTNLDKKRLKSGLRELF; translated from the exons ATGACATCTAACATGTCTACATTTAAGAAATCCTTGGATCTTCTGAAAAATACTAATGACTACAGTACAGCGGATGTGGGTCGGGCTCTTGATCGCGCCCTCTTCTATAAAACCGATGACATCGAATGTCACGAGAAGGCTCTTAAGTATGGATTCGGATTGGGTGAACTTTTTGTCCGTATTATGAATTCACTGAAACATCAATTTACCGCGCCAGACAACTCGCACGGCACTCGTAATCTCATGAAAGTTACAACTTTCTTCTGGAATTACAGCGATAGTTGTCCTGACCTGGCAATCGAACTAGCAAATTCTGGAGCTATCTCATGTATTATGACAATATTAACAAAGTTGGCTGAACAGCAAGAAAGCATATGGAATACTAGACAGGTCAATTCATTGATGGGCGTCCTTCATAATGCAATCAGACCAGATGAATGCATCGCAGCAAACCGTTCCATCTACCGTCAAGCCGGAGCTGTTGCCATTCTGCAGAATTGGACAGATTCTTCTCAAATGATCCTCAAAGTCAAGTCTTTGTTGATCTTATCTTATATTACTAATGAAGATGAGAGTGAAATTTTAGCGAAGAATGGCAAGGCGGTTGCGTTTTTGGTTAGCAAAGTTAAGGAAGCAGTAGCGGCGAGCAACCACTACGCGCACATTGGATCTACATATTTTTCGGTAATGGAACTATTGAAAGGTCTGTGCCAACTGATAATCCATGATACAAATAAGAAGATTGTGCTGGAGAATGAAGGCGTTCCCGTCATAACTCGCATGTTGATGTCGGATTTTTCCCACGAAGAGCAGCGCCTGGCTACCAAAGCCTTATGGAGTCTTGCATTTGATGAGACAGTGCGAAAGAGTGAAGCTATCGGAAAGAGCTTAACGG CTCTTAAGGAACTTACACTCTCGGAAGATGAAACTGTACGCTCCATCAGCAAACGAGCTTTATTTGAGATTGAAGATGAGTCAAGTCAAGAGGTGACTGAGGCCGACGAAGGCGATGATAAAGACAGTCACGAGGGGAAAGAGGACGATACAAAGGCAACCAATAAGGACCCTCAGCATCGTAGTCAGTCCAAATCCATAGAGGTGAATGATGGAGGTCACGTGATGATCAGTTATAACTGGGAGCATCAGAAAACAGCACTGAAAATACGAGATGAGCTCAAGAAAAATGGCTATAAAATTTGGATTGATGTCGACAATATGC AGGGAGACACTCTAGAGTGCATGGCTAAAGCTGTGAAGCAAGCAGATGTGATACTGATGTGTATGTCTCAGCATTATTATGCAAGTACAAGCTGTCGTCAAG AGGCTAAGTATGCCGCAAAGAAAAAGAAGCCAATGATCCCTCTCATCGTGGAACCTGGCTATGAACCGGATGGTTGGTTGGATATTCTCGTCGAAGCGAACCTTTATTACAAATTCACCTCAGATGAGGAGATTCGAATGAACATGACTAGTCTCAAGAATGATATCGGCACTCGAGGGAAGAGCTTGGGGAAAAGCAGCCTAGATGAAGTTGATG CGCCAATAAAACCGAAGCAAGTCGAGGTGCTTGGAGCTGCTGTTTCCTTACAGACATCCGTTTTCACGTCTGCATCCACATGGTCATCTGAGCGAGTTCAGGAGTGGTTTGAGGAGGTCGGACTACCGCAACTAAAAGCCACACTGAACTTCTTTAAAGGCAAGGACCTGGAGGAGCTGTACAAAGAATCGTGCGATACTCCTGAAGATTTCAAAGCAACCTGCGAAGAAAGTGGGTTAAAAACAAATTTGGATAAAAAACGACTGAAGTCGGGACTCCGAGAATTATTTTAG